In Corallococcus macrosporus, the following are encoded in one genomic region:
- a CDS encoding fumarylacetoacetate hydrolase family protein: MKLASLNQGRDGRLVVVTKDLSRYTDASAIAPTLQAALDDWERHAPALRALSERLERGALPGASFHPAACAAPLPRAYQWADGSAYVNHVELVRKARGAELPPSFWTDPLMYQGGSDGFLGPCQPIPLADEAWGCDMEGEVVVVTRDVPLGATREQSLAAVVLVGLVNDVSLRNLIPAELAKGFGFFQSKPASAFSPVFVTPDELGTAWRDGKLHRRLEVFLDAEPFGRADAGVDMTFDFGTLVAHAAKTRSLCAGSIIGSGTVSNRGPDGGPGKPVRDGGAGYSCIAEVRVVETLRDGAPKTPFLKRGNRVRIEMRDDAGNSIFGAIDQVVGG, translated from the coding sequence GTGAAGCTCGCGTCACTCAACCAGGGACGCGACGGCCGGCTCGTCGTCGTGACGAAGGACCTCTCCCGGTACACGGACGCGTCCGCCATCGCGCCCACCCTCCAGGCCGCGCTGGATGACTGGGAGCGCCACGCGCCGGCCCTGCGCGCGCTGTCGGAGCGGCTGGAGCGCGGAGCGCTTCCGGGCGCGTCCTTCCATCCCGCCGCGTGCGCGGCCCCCCTGCCCCGCGCGTACCAGTGGGCGGACGGCTCGGCGTACGTGAACCACGTGGAGCTGGTGCGCAAGGCGCGGGGCGCGGAGCTGCCGCCCTCCTTCTGGACGGATCCGCTGATGTACCAGGGCGGCTCCGACGGCTTCCTCGGGCCGTGTCAGCCCATCCCGCTGGCCGACGAGGCGTGGGGCTGCGACATGGAGGGCGAGGTCGTGGTGGTGACGCGCGACGTGCCCCTGGGCGCCACGCGCGAGCAGTCCCTGGCGGCGGTGGTGCTGGTAGGGCTGGTCAATGATGTATCGCTGCGCAACCTGATCCCGGCGGAGCTGGCGAAGGGCTTCGGCTTCTTCCAGTCCAAGCCCGCGTCGGCGTTCTCCCCGGTGTTCGTGACGCCGGACGAGCTGGGGACCGCGTGGCGGGACGGCAAGCTGCACCGCCGCCTGGAGGTCTTCCTCGACGCAGAGCCCTTCGGCCGCGCGGACGCGGGCGTGGACATGACGTTCGACTTCGGCACGCTGGTGGCGCACGCGGCGAAGACGCGCTCGCTGTGCGCGGGCAGCATCATCGGGTCCGGCACGGTGTCCAACCGGGGCCCGGACGGCGGCCCCGGCAAGCCCGTGCGGGACGGCGGCGCGGGCTACTCGTGCATCGCGGAGGTGCGCGTGGTGGAAACCCTCCGCGACGGCGCGCCGAAGACGCCCTTCCTGAAGCGCGGCAACCGGGTGCGCATCGAGATGCGGGACGACGCAGGCAACAGCATCTTCGGCGCCATCGACCAGGTGGTCGGCGGGTAG
- the hmgA gene encoding homogentisate 1,2-dioxygenase — protein MENVRHLTGFGNEHASEAVPGALPVGQNTPQRVAFGLYAEQLSGTAFTAPRGVNRRTWLYRLRPSAGHPAYRPVEARTLRSGPFREVPPSPNRLRWSPSPMPTAPTTFLEGLFTLGGNGSPAEGAGAAVHLYAANASMTDTAFFNADGELLIVPQSGTLRIVTELGVLEVPPGHVALIPRGMRMRVELPGGPARGYICENYGAAFRLPELGPIGSNGLANPRDFVAPNAAYEDVERPTRVVQKFQGNLWETTLDHSPFNVVAWHGNYAPYTYDLARFNTINTVSFDHPDPSIFTVLTSPSDTPGTANCDFVIFPPRWMVAEHTFRPPWFHRNVMSELMGLVHGVYDAKADAFLPGGASLHNCMSAHGPDRKTYEAAVAAELTPKKIDNTLAFMFETRWVIAPTRQAMESPALQADYDACWADLPKAKVPSTGGGQP, from the coding sequence ATGGAAAACGTCCGCCACCTGACAGGCTTTGGGAATGAGCACGCATCGGAGGCTGTCCCCGGTGCGCTTCCAGTGGGCCAGAACACGCCCCAGCGCGTCGCCTTCGGCCTCTACGCCGAGCAGCTCTCCGGCACCGCGTTCACCGCGCCGCGCGGCGTGAACCGGCGCACGTGGCTGTACCGGCTGCGGCCCAGCGCGGGGCACCCGGCGTACCGGCCCGTGGAGGCCCGCACGCTGCGCAGCGGTCCGTTCCGGGAGGTGCCCCCGTCGCCCAACCGGCTGCGCTGGAGCCCTTCGCCCATGCCCACGGCGCCCACCACGTTCCTGGAGGGCCTCTTCACGCTGGGCGGCAACGGCTCACCCGCGGAGGGCGCGGGCGCGGCGGTGCACCTGTACGCTGCGAACGCGTCCATGACGGACACGGCGTTCTTCAACGCGGACGGCGAGCTGCTCATCGTCCCGCAGTCCGGCACGCTGCGCATCGTCACGGAACTGGGCGTGCTGGAGGTTCCGCCCGGCCACGTCGCGCTGATTCCTCGCGGCATGCGCATGCGGGTGGAGCTGCCCGGCGGCCCCGCGCGCGGCTACATCTGTGAGAACTACGGCGCGGCGTTCCGGCTCCCGGAGCTGGGGCCCATCGGCTCCAACGGGCTGGCGAACCCGCGCGACTTCGTGGCGCCGAACGCCGCGTACGAGGACGTGGAGCGCCCCACGCGCGTGGTGCAGAAGTTCCAGGGGAACCTCTGGGAGACGACGCTGGACCACTCGCCCTTCAACGTCGTCGCGTGGCACGGCAACTACGCGCCGTACACGTACGACCTGGCGCGCTTCAACACCATCAACACGGTGAGCTTCGACCACCCGGATCCGTCCATCTTCACGGTGCTCACGTCGCCCAGCGACACGCCGGGAACGGCGAACTGCGACTTCGTCATCTTCCCGCCCCGGTGGATGGTGGCGGAGCACACCTTCCGGCCGCCCTGGTTCCACCGCAACGTGATGAGCGAATTGATGGGCCTGGTGCACGGCGTCTACGACGCCAAGGCGGACGCGTTCCTGCCCGGCGGCGCGTCGCTGCACAACTGCATGAGCGCCCACGGCCCCGACCGCAAGACGTACGAGGCCGCCGTCGCCGCGGAGCTGACGCCGAAGAAGATCGACAACACGCTCGCGTTCATGTTCGAGACCCGCTGGGTCATCGCGCCCACGCGCCAGGCGATGGAGAGCCCCGCGCTCCAGGCGGACTACGACGCCTGCTGGGCGGACCTGCCCAAGGCGAAGGTGCCGTCCACGGGAGGCGGACAGCCGTGA
- a CDS encoding MarR family winged helix-turn-helix transcriptional regulator produces MKKARPARLTLDDFLPYRLSVADNVVSQRIARVYAAEDGLSTQEWRLIAVLGEDGERSQRELVLRTRMDKVPVSRAARSLEERGLVRRATSQSDARSRRLTLTASGRKLYQRVAPAALRAEAEVLAELSAAERAVLRSLLERVERAAVRALEPAP; encoded by the coding sequence ATGAAGAAAGCACGTCCCGCGCGCCTCACCCTCGACGACTTCCTCCCCTATCGCCTGTCGGTCGCGGACAACGTGGTGAGCCAGCGCATCGCGCGCGTGTACGCGGCCGAGGACGGCCTCTCCACCCAGGAGTGGCGGCTCATCGCCGTCTTGGGCGAGGACGGCGAGCGCTCGCAGCGGGAGCTCGTGCTGCGCACGCGGATGGACAAGGTGCCGGTGAGCCGCGCCGCGCGCTCGCTGGAGGAGCGCGGCCTGGTGCGGCGCGCCACGAGCCAGAGCGATGCCCGCTCGCGGCGCCTGACGCTGACCGCCTCCGGCCGCAAGCTCTACCAGCGCGTGGCCCCCGCCGCGCTCCGGGCGGAGGCGGAGGTGCTGGCGGAGCTGTCAGCCGCTGAACGCGCGGTGCTGCGCTCCCTGCTGGAGCGCGTGGAGCGCGCCGCCGTCCGGGCCCTGGAGCCCGCCCCCTGA
- a CDS encoding ZIP family metal transporter, whose translation MPLWLQAGLWGLLAGSALLVGAAAGYAFRLPTRLIASVMAFGAGVLISALSFDLMDEAFHQGGFTPTALGFVAGASLYSAANVALSRRGAKHRKRSGGKQPSEAEHGGSGMAIAVGALLDGIPESIVIGVSLIAGGAVSLVAVVAVFLSNVPEGLSSAAGMKQAGRSRGYVFGVWGGIALISGLASLLGYVVFRGFDPSVVAGTTAVAAGAILAMLADTMMPEATEGAHELTGLITVAGFLAAFMLTKLGG comes from the coding sequence ATGCCACTCTGGCTCCAGGCCGGACTGTGGGGACTGCTCGCCGGGAGCGCGCTGCTCGTCGGCGCGGCGGCGGGCTATGCCTTCCGGCTGCCCACGCGGCTCATCGCCAGCGTCATGGCGTTTGGCGCGGGCGTGCTCATCTCCGCGCTCTCCTTCGACCTGATGGACGAGGCCTTCCACCAGGGCGGCTTCACCCCCACCGCGCTGGGCTTCGTCGCGGGCGCGTCCCTCTACAGCGCGGCCAACGTGGCGCTCTCACGCAGGGGGGCGAAGCACCGCAAGCGCTCCGGCGGGAAGCAGCCCTCGGAGGCCGAGCATGGGGGCAGCGGCATGGCCATCGCCGTGGGCGCGCTGCTCGACGGCATCCCGGAGTCCATCGTCATCGGCGTGAGCCTCATCGCCGGAGGCGCGGTGAGCCTCGTGGCCGTCGTGGCCGTCTTCCTCTCCAACGTCCCGGAGGGTCTCTCCTCCGCGGCGGGGATGAAGCAGGCCGGGCGCTCCCGGGGCTACGTCTTCGGCGTGTGGGGCGGCATCGCGCTCATCTCCGGCCTGGCGTCGCTGCTGGGCTACGTCGTCTTCCGCGGCTTCGACCCCAGCGTGGTCGCGGGCACCACCGCCGTGGCCGCCGGCGCCATCCTCGCCATGCTCGCGGACACGATGATGCCGGAGGCCACCGAGGGGGCCCATGAGCTCACCGGCCTCATCACCGTCGCGGGCTTCCTCGCCGCGTTCATGCTCACGAAGCTGGGTGGGTGA
- a CDS encoding type III secretion system effector protein — translation MKLRSSSFSKPSIPSGSSTRSPSAPPKLETPKTVKPETVSKPKAPTASELQAGKNNLKPADHGVVHPDLPGIRTRRDNGQTGAQFADFTQDARNSTHTLMSRPVGNQMLTDLNGRTQHVNPGKTGTPQKPLTVADIYSGRNESMPMSHRPRHDGTVQSLRPAYRYDGQPSAGQASRINYNENDPGKRFNSLGHESVHAWRAANGTQVSPLAVSKHSNADVFKRYPEHSAAMKDTVETRLQLREEFETVGLRPTPRMPNAPTENAIRAEHGLPARQDYSGFRPGANKNDANFENYDMGSDDRSRFQKFMGTPSPLGKIVGDLEK, via the coding sequence ATGAAGCTGCGCTCCTCCTCCTTCTCCAAGCCTTCCATCCCCTCCGGTTCCAGCACGCGCAGCCCCAGCGCGCCCCCCAAGCTGGAGACGCCCAAGACGGTGAAGCCGGAGACGGTGTCGAAGCCGAAGGCGCCCACGGCCTCGGAGCTGCAGGCCGGCAAGAACAACCTCAAGCCCGCGGACCACGGCGTGGTGCACCCGGACCTGCCGGGTATCCGGACCCGCCGTGACAACGGCCAGACCGGCGCGCAGTTCGCGGACTTCACGCAGGACGCGCGCAACTCCACGCACACGCTGATGAGCCGCCCCGTGGGCAACCAGATGCTGACGGACCTCAACGGCCGCACGCAGCACGTGAACCCCGGCAAGACGGGCACGCCGCAGAAGCCGCTGACGGTGGCGGACATCTACTCCGGCCGCAACGAGTCCATGCCCATGTCGCACCGCCCGCGTCACGACGGCACGGTGCAGTCGCTGCGCCCGGCGTACCGCTACGACGGCCAGCCCAGCGCGGGCCAGGCCAGCCGCATCAACTACAACGAGAACGACCCCGGCAAGCGCTTCAACAGCCTGGGCCACGAGTCCGTGCACGCCTGGCGCGCCGCCAATGGCACGCAGGTGAGCCCGCTGGCGGTGAGCAAGCACTCCAACGCGGACGTGTTCAAGCGCTACCCCGAGCACTCGGCCGCGATGAAGGACACGGTGGAGACGCGCCTGCAGCTGCGCGAGGAGTTCGAGACGGTGGGCCTGCGCCCCACGCCGCGCATGCCGAACGCGCCCACGGAGAACGCCATCCGTGCCGAGCACGGCCTGCCCGCGCGCCAGGACTACTCGGGCTTCCGCCCCGGCGCGAACAAGAACGACGCGAACTTCGAGAACTACGACATGGGCTCGGATGACCGCAGCCGGTTCCAGAAGTTCATGGGCACCCCGTCGCCGCTCGGGAAGATCGTCGGCGACCTGGAGAAGTAG
- a CDS encoding tetratricopeptide repeat protein, whose product MRARFLFILIPFLMTSGTSVGAHGNPSALSSLTSLAQGAVLFDDLGNFQRKVSTRSPEAQAFFDQGMRLTYAFNHDEAARSFARAAQLDPSCAMCFWGTALVLGPNYNVPMLPDRAATAWTALQRARALAPTAPPVEQALIGALSKRYGGPEPRTPEQMKPFSQSYANAMRDVAKRFPDDLDVQVLFAESLMDLNPWKLWTLEGKPNPGTEEIVSRLEKVLARAPDHPGANHYYIHAIEASEHPERALASADRLPDLMPGAGHVVHMPAHIYQRVGRYADASESNRRAVDADNAYLRKVEPIGYYPMYLAHNWGFLSFSASMEGRREESIRAARESSKVLPPEMLTEMPGMDFFVSEPLLAMVRFGRFDELLAQPRPDAKYPVLTGLWLHAHGLALAAKGEFKRARAEHDELVKLAASVPDTLTAGNNSAKDVLDVAARVLDASIAERQGCADALSRWDDAVRAADQLAYSEPSDWFYPVRHYQGAALLDAKQYRAAEAVYQEDLRRNPGNGWALFGLMQSLKGQGRTAEATAARQRFETAWANADIALTRTAF is encoded by the coding sequence ATGCGCGCGCGATTCCTGTTCATCCTCATCCCGTTCCTGATGACCTCGGGGACGTCTGTCGGAGCGCATGGCAATCCGTCCGCCCTGTCGAGCCTGACCTCGCTCGCGCAGGGGGCCGTGCTCTTCGATGACCTGGGGAACTTCCAGCGCAAGGTGAGCACGCGGTCACCGGAGGCGCAGGCCTTCTTCGACCAGGGCATGCGGCTGACGTATGCCTTCAACCACGACGAGGCCGCGCGCTCGTTCGCCCGGGCCGCGCAGTTGGATCCGTCCTGCGCCATGTGCTTCTGGGGCACCGCCCTGGTGCTGGGGCCCAACTACAACGTGCCCATGCTGCCGGACCGGGCCGCGACCGCGTGGACCGCCCTGCAGCGGGCCCGGGCGCTCGCCCCCACGGCGCCCCCGGTGGAGCAGGCGCTCATCGGCGCGCTGTCGAAGCGCTATGGAGGGCCGGAGCCCCGCACGCCGGAGCAGATGAAGCCCTTCTCCCAGTCCTATGCCAACGCCATGCGCGACGTGGCGAAGCGCTTCCCGGACGACCTGGACGTGCAGGTGCTGTTCGCCGAGTCGTTGATGGACCTGAACCCGTGGAAGCTGTGGACGCTGGAGGGCAAGCCCAACCCGGGGACGGAGGAGATCGTCTCGCGGCTGGAGAAGGTGCTCGCGCGCGCGCCGGACCACCCGGGCGCCAATCACTATTACATCCACGCCATCGAGGCTTCGGAGCACCCCGAGCGCGCGCTGGCCTCCGCGGACCGGCTGCCGGACCTGATGCCGGGCGCGGGGCACGTCGTGCACATGCCGGCGCACATCTACCAGCGCGTGGGCCGGTATGCGGACGCCTCGGAGAGCAACCGCCGCGCCGTCGACGCGGACAATGCCTATCTGCGCAAGGTGGAGCCCATCGGTTACTACCCGATGTACCTCGCGCACAACTGGGGCTTCCTGTCGTTCTCCGCGTCCATGGAGGGCCGGCGCGAGGAGTCCATCCGCGCCGCGCGCGAGTCCTCGAAGGTCCTGCCGCCGGAGATGCTGACGGAGATGCCGGGCATGGACTTCTTCGTCTCCGAGCCGCTGCTGGCGATGGTGCGCTTCGGCCGCTTCGATGAGCTGCTCGCCCAGCCCCGGCCGGACGCGAAGTACCCGGTGCTGACGGGCCTGTGGCTGCACGCGCACGGACTGGCGCTCGCCGCGAAGGGCGAGTTCAAGCGGGCCCGCGCGGAGCACGATGAGCTGGTGAAGCTGGCCGCGAGCGTCCCGGACACGCTGACCGCCGGGAACAACTCGGCGAAGGACGTGCTGGACGTGGCGGCCCGCGTGCTCGACGCCTCCATCGCGGAGCGGCAGGGCTGCGCGGATGCGTTGTCGCGCTGGGACGACGCGGTGCGGGCGGCGGATCAGCTGGCCTACTCCGAGCCCAGCGACTGGTTCTACCCGGTGCGCCACTACCAGGGCGCGGCGCTGCTGGACGCGAAGCAGTACAGGGCCGCGGAGGCCGTCTACCAGGAGGACCTGCGCCGCAACCCGGGCAACGGCTGGGCCCTCTTCGGGCTCATGCAGTCGCTGAAGGGGCAGGGCAGGACGGCGGAAGCCACCGCCGCGCGTCAGCGCTTCGAGACGGCCTGGGCGAACGCGGACATCGCGCTCACGCGCACGGCCTTCTGA
- a CDS encoding MFS transporter, producing the protein MSATRQRLLSIFGGSVGNLIEWYDFYVYSAFSLYFAQAFFPDADPLVQQLNTAGVFALGFLIRPVGGWLMGLYADLKGRRSALTVSVTLMCLGSLVIAVCPTYARIGVAAPIVLMLARLLQGLSLGGEYGTSATYLSEVATSRHRGFYSSFQYVTLILGQLLATLTLLVLQRLLLTGPQLEAWGWRIPFGIGAALAVFGFYMRRNMVETEAFTREAATKARHHPMRELLRHPKEIAVVVGLTLGGTLAFYTYTVYMQKFLVNSVGLTRDEATLISAGSLFLYMLLQPVLGFVSDKVGRRPVLMGFGILGTLCTVPLLTALTRTKDAFTAFLLVLAALVILSGYTSINAVVKAELFPARIRALGVGLPYALTVSLFGGTAEYVGTRLKLAGHEAWFFWYVTACIFCSLLVYTVMPDTRRHSRIDP; encoded by the coding sequence TCATCGAGTGGTACGACTTCTACGTCTACTCCGCGTTCTCGCTGTACTTCGCGCAGGCGTTCTTCCCGGACGCGGATCCGCTGGTGCAGCAGCTCAACACCGCCGGGGTGTTCGCGCTGGGCTTCCTCATCCGGCCGGTGGGCGGCTGGCTGATGGGGCTCTACGCGGACCTGAAGGGCCGCAGGTCCGCGCTGACGGTGTCCGTCACGCTGATGTGCCTGGGCTCGCTGGTCATCGCCGTGTGCCCCACGTACGCGCGCATCGGCGTGGCGGCCCCCATCGTGCTGATGCTCGCGCGGCTGCTCCAGGGGCTCTCCCTGGGCGGCGAGTACGGCACCAGCGCCACGTACCTGAGCGAGGTGGCCACCTCCCGCCACCGGGGCTTCTACAGCTCCTTCCAGTACGTCACGCTCATCCTGGGACAGCTCCTGGCCACGCTGACGCTGCTGGTGTTGCAGCGGCTGCTGTTGACGGGCCCGCAGCTGGAGGCGTGGGGCTGGCGCATCCCGTTTGGCATTGGCGCGGCGCTGGCCGTCTTCGGCTTCTACATGCGGCGCAACATGGTGGAGACGGAGGCCTTCACGCGCGAGGCCGCGACGAAGGCCCGGCACCACCCCATGCGGGAGCTGTTGCGCCACCCGAAGGAGATCGCCGTCGTGGTGGGGCTCACCCTGGGCGGGACGCTGGCCTTCTACACATACACCGTCTACATGCAGAAGTTCCTGGTGAACTCCGTGGGGCTCACGCGGGATGAGGCCACGCTCATCTCCGCGGGCTCGTTGTTCCTGTACATGCTGCTCCAGCCGGTGCTGGGCTTCGTCTCCGACAAGGTGGGGCGCAGGCCGGTGCTGATGGGCTTTGGCATCCTGGGCACGCTGTGCACCGTGCCGCTGCTCACCGCGCTGACGCGGACGAAGGACGCCTTCACCGCGTTCCTGCTGGTGCTCGCGGCGCTGGTCATCCTCTCCGGCTACACGTCCATCAACGCGGTGGTGAAGGCGGAGCTGTTCCCCGCGCGCATCCGCGCACTGGGCGTGGGGCTGCCGTACGCGCTCACGGTGTCCCTCTTCGGCGGCACCGCGGAGTACGTGGGCACGCGCCTGAAGCTGGCCGGGCACGAGGCGTGGTTCTTCTGGTACGTCACGGCCTGCATCTTCTGCTCGCTGCTCGTCTACACCGTGATGCCAGACACCCGGCGCCACAGCCGCATCGACCCGTGA